Proteins co-encoded in one Fusarium musae strain F31 chromosome 3, whole genome shotgun sequence genomic window:
- a CDS encoding hypothetical protein (EggNog:ENOG41), whose product MAREDHHESATAAEKLALIKSPLISSDSSIDGLPTRTPTAPDLSLFGNRYDDDCPQFQKHEDASLLELFYDLFFAANYTVFCETQGVNSHERFKAYVGYFR is encoded by the exons ATGGCTAGAGAAGATCATCACGAGAGTGCTACAGCAGCTGAAAAGCTCGCTCTCATCAAGAGTCCTCTTATATCTTCCGACTCTAGCATCGATGGTCTTCCCACGAGGACCCCTACTGCTCCTGATCTGAGCCTCTTTGGTAACAGATACGACGATGACTGTCCACAGTTCCAAAAG CACGAAGATGCCAGTCTACTCGAGCTTTTCTACGATCTCTTCTTCGCCGCCAACTACACTGTCTTTTGCGAAACACAAGGTGTCAACAGTCACGAGCGTTTCAAAGCCTATGTCGGATACTTCAGGTAG
- a CDS encoding hypothetical protein (EggNog:ENOG41~BUSCO:EOG092630MJ) — protein MDSPSQDASARKRNHFQDDPVPTPPTLKKRRVDGLAQGSPSTPKALDAINSAYPPTISSQNAWPPVNNNLEAPNSNTQPAAQPSQPPPPPPASAAPKFRPAIKLSALKGTIWDTQDAPRPVPLPKKVGPGRPRTTTAKKPPGPRGRPRKKKVQEGEEENQQVTQTQESADELAMANGNLSVAKPTPKGILTPKKGRPRGRPPKNVSFGAGQDRNGEVYFEDLPKSAKTPRKAANSEADELVCAICIKPHSQPPNQIILCDMCDFAVHQECYGVPDIPEGDWLCKSCTQEDILKTPKKTAGVEVPAIKIAADVPDIANLEQHVRSLQRVLLDRCTGRRRLQLPGQLEAEEKVYQLVEQTVVAGEGNSMLVIGGRGCGKTTLLEKVISDVSQEHKNDFHVVRLNGFIHTDDKLALKEIWRQLGKEMQVEDDLVTRTNYADTMASLLALLSHPSEIIGTDEGVTSQSIVFVIDEFDMFASHPRQTLLYNLFDIAQSRKAPIAVIGCTTRLDVVEMLEKRVKSRFSHRYVYLSLPRNLQAYWQVCRQGLIVDSDEAEKESINTYLEGHAEFQQYWSQKIEGLYRERSFQDLLQYHYYTTKSTSAFLTEWILPLSALSANDVTLKIPSVQGEIESLTAPDSRLHLLSTLSELDLGLLIAAARLDIVAHTDTVNLAMAYDEYSSLMGKQRVHSAAAGMLAVGGGVRVWSRGVAGIAWERLISLGLLVPAGIGGARNLGHGGLEGKMWKVDVALEEIPAAVKLNAVLARWCREI, from the exons ATGGACTCTCCTAGCCAGGACGCAAGCGCTCGAAAGAGAAATCATTTTCAAGACGATCCTGTACCTACTCCTCCAACATTAAAGAAACGAAGAGTCGACGGACTCGCACAGGGATCGCCCTCGACCCCGAAAGCTCTCGATGCTATCAACTCAGCATATCCTCCTACTATATCCAGTCAAAACGCCTGGCCACCGGTGAACAACAACCTTGAAGCGCCCAACTCCAACACCCAACCTGCAGCTCAACCatcacaaccaccaccaccaccaccagcttcTGCAGCGCCCAAATTTCGACCAGCCATCAAACTATCTGCTTTGAAAGGCACAATATGGGACACTCAAGATGCGCCCCGTCCTGTACCTCTACCCAAAAAAGTAGGTCCTGGGCGACCGAGAACCACAACAGCCAAGAAACCACCGGGACCCAGGGGCAGACcacgaaagaagaaggtgcAAGAGGGGGAGGAAGAAAACCAGCAAGTCACTCAAACGCAAGAATCAGCCGACGAGTTGGCCATGGCAAATGGAAATCTATCGGTAGCGAAACCTACACCAAAGGGAATTCTGACTCCAAAGAAGGGCAGACCACGAGGACGACCACCGAAAAATGTTAGTTTTGGGGCAGGCCAAGATCGAAATGGAGAGGTCTACTTTGAGGACCTGCCGAAGAGCGCCAAGACACCTCGTAAGGCGGCCAACTCTGAGGCGGACGAGCTTGTATGCGCAATCTGCATCAAACCGCACTCCCAACCTCCGAACCAAATTATTCTATGCGACATGTGTGATTTTGCCGTTCATCAAGAATGTTACGGAGTGCCTGATATCCCTGAAGGCGATTGGCTTTGCAAGTCATGTACTCAAGAGGACATACTTAAGACGCCGAAAAAGACTGCAGGTGTCGAGGTTCCGGCCATCAAGATCGCAGCGGATGTACCTGATATTGCTAATTTGGAACAACATGTGCGATCATTACAGCGAGTTCTTCTGGACCGATGTACAGGGAGAAGACGCTTACAGTTGCCTGGCCAGctggaggctgaggagaaggttTACCAACTTGTGGAACAAACCGTTGTTGCTGGTGAAGGAAACTCAATGCTTGTCATTGGAGGGAGAGGCTGTGGAAAGACTACT TTGTTAGAAAAGGTCATCTCGGATGTATCTCAGGAGCACAAGAACGACTTCCATGTCGTGAGGCTCAATGGTTTCATCCACACAGACGACAAGCTTGCGCTCAAAGAAATTTGGCGACAGCTGGGCAAGGAGATGCAGGTCGAGGATGACTTGGTGACCAGA ACAAACTATGCCGACACCATGGCGTCATTACTGGCTCTCTTGTCACATCCCTCTGAAATTATCGGTACAGACGAAGGTGTCACGTCACAGTCGATTGTGTTTGTGATTGACGAATTCGACATGTTTGCATCCCACCCTCGACAAACACTACTGTACAACTTGTTTGATATTGCACAATCACGAAAGGCGCCCATCGCCGTAATTGGCTGTACGACCCGGTTGGATGTTGTAGAGATGCTGGAGAAGCGAGTCAAGAGTCGATTCAGTCATCGTTACGTCTACCTCTCTCTGCCCCGGAACCTTCAAGCCTACTGGCAAGTTTGCAGGCAGGGATTGATTGTCGATAgtgatgaggctgaaaagGAGAGTATCAACACCTATCTTGAAGGACATGCTGAGTTTCAGCAGTATTGGAGCCAAAAGATAGAG GGCCTCTACAGAGAACGATCCTTCCAGGACTTGCTTCAGTATCACTATTACACGACCAAGTCGACTTCGGCATTCCTTACCGAATGGATTTTGCCCCTGTCGGCTCTCTCAGCTAACGATGTCACACTCAAGATACCTTCTGTGCAAGGAGAGATTGAATCCTTGACAGCCCCTGATTCCAGACTTCACCTGCTGTCTACACTGTCTGAGCTGGACCTGGGTCTCCTTATTGCTGCAGCGCGATTGGACATTGTCGCACACACGGACACGGTCAACCTGGCAATGGCGTATGATGAGTACAGCTCCTTAATGGGCAAACAGCGAGTGCACTCGGCAGCGGCAGGCATGCTTGCTGTAGGTGGAGGTGTACGAGTCTGGAGCCGGGGCGTGGCTGGTATAGCATGGGAACGGCTGATCTCCCTTGGTTTGCTTGTGCCAGCCGGTATTGGTGGTGCCCGTAACCTAGGACATGGTGGATTGGAGGGCAAGATGTGGAAAGTCGATGTCGCACTGGAGGAGATCCCGGCAGCGGTGAAGCTGAACGCTGTACTGGCGAGGTGGTGTAGAGAGATTTAG
- a CDS encoding hypothetical protein (BUSCO:EOG09263KZJ~EggNog:ENOG41) — MPKATTPSASRQTRRHNPLEDDITATGILKNKPSKRRSKGGDDEEENFVDDRASRTILRIGRELAEEENAGKAVAKPTVDTFGYDSRFDDEAEEENKVYDDEEAWGEDEEVVEEIEVDPNDLDMYRKFMPDEEDDLLKHGWDLKPTGEEQGESVNLADLILEKIAAHEAAQERRENNLGPPDEEDYELPPKVIEVYTKVGQILSRYKSGPLPKPFKILPTIPHWEDIIAITEPDKWSTNACYQATRIFVSSKPHVVQRFLEMVILDRVREDIYETKKLNVHLFNSLKKALYKPAAFFKGFLFPLVGSGTCTLREAHIISAVLTRISIPVLHSAAALKGLCDIAAQEASHGTEGGGATNIFIKALLEKKYALPFQVIDALVFHFLRFRSVDPASVQVGDAISGLNEGDARTKLPVIWHQSLLAFAQRYKGDVTEDQREALLDLLLTHGHAAIGPEVRRELLAGRGRGVPLEPQGPALDGDDTMLID, encoded by the exons ATGCCTAAAGCCACTACTCCTTCTGCCTCGCGGCAGACACGACGACACAACCCTCTCGAGGATGACATCACAGCCACTGGTattctcaagaacaagcccTCAAAGAGGAGATCAAAGGgcggcgatgatgaggaggaaaacTTTGTCGACGACCGCGCTTCCAGAACCATTCTGCGCATAGGTCGTGAGCTTGCCGAGGAGGAAAATGCTGGCAAGGCTGTCGCTAAACCTACCGTCGACACTTTTGGCTACGATTCGCGATTTGacgatgaggctgaggaggaaaacAAGGTCtatgacgacgaggaggcTTGgggcgaggatgaagaagttgtggAAGAAATCGAGGTTGACCCTAATGATCTTGACATGTACCGAAAATTCATGcccgacgaggaggatgacttATTGAAGCACGGCTGGGATCTCAAGCCTACAGGGGAGGAACAGGGAGAGAGCGTCAACCTTGCAGATCTTATCTTGGAAAAGATTGCTGCTCACGAGGCGGCGCAAGAGAGGCGAGAGAACAACCTGGGACCCCCCGATGAGGAGGACTACGAGCTTCCTCCCAAGGTCATCGAGGTCTACACCAA GGTCGGCCAAATTCTCTCCCGATATAAGTCCGGACCTCTGCCAAAGCCCTTCAAGATTCTCCCCACAATCCCTCACTGGGAAGACATTATTGCTATCACCGAGCCCGACAAGTGGTCTACCAATGCTTGCTACCAGGCGACAAGAATCTTCGTCTCCAGCAAGCCCCATGTTGTTCAGCGATTCCTGGAAATGGTTATCCTCGACCGCGTTCGCGAAGATATCTACGAaaccaagaagctcaacgtcCATCTCTTCAACTCGCTTAAGAAGGCTCTTTACAAGCCTGCTGCTTTCTTCAAGGGCTTCCTGTTTCCCCTCGTCGGCAGTGGAACATGCACCCTCCGCGAGGCTCATATCATTTCCGCCGTCTTGACTAGAATTTCTATCCCCGTACTTCACTCTGCCGCGGCCCTGAAGGGTCTATGCGATATTGCCGCCCAGGAGGCCTCTCATGGAACCGAGGGTGGAGGTGCCACCAATATCTTCATCAAGgcccttcttgagaagaagtatGCTCTCCCTTTCCAGGTTATCGATGCCCTGGTTTTCCACTTTCTGCGATTCCGCAGTGTCGACCCTGCCTCTGTCCAGGTTGGCGACGCTATATCGGGTCTGAATGAGGGCGATGCTCGAACAAAGTTGCCTGTTATCTGGCACCAGAGCCTGCTCGCATTTGCTCAGAGATACAAGGGCGATGTCACAGAAGATCAACGCGAGGCCCTTCTGGATCTCCTCCTTACACATGGTCACGCAGCTATCGGACCTGAGGTGAGGAGAGAGTTGTTGGCCGGACGAGGACGTGGTGTGCCGCTGGAGCCCCAGGGTCCAGCATTGGATGGTGATGACACTATGCTCATTGACTAA
- a CDS encoding hypothetical protein (EggNog:ENOG41): MVGFAVVAPKFTPHDQNMKTMRTMSIILMVSRLCLAVEYGSILWHVRKYKKQVLPMMLQIGLNFALAMIYLGITFRFTDHNSNVFMTWYVLAGVEVILTFAIAYIFPVLSFQGTHLMKRIGLLTVIIVGDGIITISKSVVTIVESPDAWNASTIGIVTAAATTIYAVFLIYFDWMKNPYLPKFRQQLWTLLHYPLHLALCLFIQGFTQLVIWTKIFDVFKHLNSSSVLLDNTSLMAKATTKMIVDELQKVVTKFFETYTPQYITTWNTADAALKNISTINDTFWPQVVKYSDTNLDKDYPDEKDYQTFVDAMVGLMSAMENALLETFKINLAKEVDDENKSKGIQQTDSGFESELNEKMWVRFQLIFNYTYIAAGISLILMVSLAVISRTKPWSKWAITRHILFTLLGLSTSLVALIRYSATRSAEYQQSPWMIPTITIVWLIVLVLTHIRNPPPLFFQGSQSLWSRKKNNQQTYDYVMPTEGQTAYKGAPSTQVRSSV, translated from the exons ATGGTTGGCTTCGCCGTCGTTGCACCCAAGTTCACACCACACGATCAAAACATGAAGACCATGAGAACAATGT CCATCATTCTCATGGTCTCCCGCCTTTGCTTGGCTGTCGAATATGGAAGCATCCTCTGGCACGTCCGAAAGTACAAGAAGCAGGTTTTGCCAATGATGCTCCAAATTGGCTTGAACTTTGCCCTTGCCATGATCTATCTCGGCATCACGTTCAGATTTACCGACCACAATAGCAACGTCTTCATGACTTGGTATGTCCTTGCTGGTGTAGAGGTAATCCTCACTTTCGCCATTGCCTACATCTTCCCggtcttgagcttccaggGTACACATTTGATGAAGCGCATTGGTCTGTTGACTGTCATTATTGTTGGCGATGGAATCATTACTATTTCAAAGAGCGTTGTCACTATCGTCGAAAGTCCTGATGCATGga ATGCTTCAACAATTGGCATTGTAACTGCCGCAGCGACAACAATCTAcgccgtcttcctcatctatTTCGACTGGATGAAGAATCCTTATCTGCCCAAGTTTCGTCAGCAACTCTGGACCCTGCTTCATTATCCTCTGCATCTCGCCCTCTGCCTTTTCATCCAGGGCTTCACGCAGCTCGTCATCTGGACCAAGATATTTGATGTTTTCAAGCACCTGAACTCGAGCTCAGTACTCCTAGACAACACAAGTCTCATGGCCAAGGCAACAACCAAGATGATCGTCGACGAGCTACAGAAAGTTGTCACAAAGTTCTTCGAGACCTACACACCTCAGTATATCACGACTTGGAACACGGCCGACGCTGCGCTGAAGAATATCTCTACTATCAACGACACCTTCTGGCCACAGGTCGTCAAGTACTCCGATACAAATCTGGATAAGGATTACCCTGATGAGAAAGACTACCAGACTTTTGTCGACGCCATGGTTGGACTCATGAGTGCCATGGAGAACGCTCTGCTTGAgaccttcaagatcaacctTGCGAAGGAAGTTGACGATGAGAATAAGAGCAAAGGCATACAGCAAACTGATTCTGGTTTTGAATCTGAACTCAATGAGAAGATGTGGGTTCGTTTTCAACTTATC TTTAACTATACCTACATTGCAGCTGGTATCTCCCTGATCCTCATGGTCTCTCTGGCCGTCATCTCACGAACGAAACCATGGAGCAAATGGGCCATTACCCGTCATATCCTTTTCACTCTCCTCGGCCTCAGCACAAGTCTCGTCGCATTGATAAGATATAGTGCAACACGATCCGCCGAATATCAACAGAGTCCTTGGATGATCCCTACTATCACCATTGTCTGGCTCATTGTTCTTGTACTGACTCACATTCGCAACCCGCCGCCTTTGTTCTTCCAGGGTAGTCAGTCCCTCTGGAGCAGAAAGAAGAATAATCAGCAAACTTATGACTATGTCATGCCTACAGAGGGTCAGACGGCATATAAAGGAGCACCGAGTACTCAAGTTAGGTCTTCCGTCTAA
- a CDS encoding hypothetical protein (EggNog:ENOG41~BUSCO:EOG09262F7P): MMTQKETLGNFFSMWLVGFIANPNAQIRLLAAENLVPYSLSEPSIFKAEKLQPVKHLSFLVRDHPKIAEHAITMLVNLSSDQEVLEFLAKDEKFLGIVFDLIVNPEEPNANLLAMLVANLSKWDGLKDFLKRKQEPPKELGSDQVVLNQLLDLFVKGQDGTYNKHADFDYLAYVFADLSKHADIRKHFLEEQSYDKVIPITKLKVFTEHKSDIRRKGVASTIKNVAFEVSSHASFLSEDEIDILPYILLPIMGNEEYDVDETMDMLPDLQLLPPDKKRDSDNQNVQTHVETLTLLTTTREGRDLMRRVKVYPVIRETHLRVNDEGVQEACERLVQVLARDEEDEGKTENDIKAIEDKPEATNGRVEEVEDEDDQLVEV; encoded by the exons ATGATGACACAAAAAGAGACCCTTGGAAACTTCTTCAGCATGTGG CTCGTCGGCTTCATCGCCAACCCCAACGCTCAGATTCGTCTGCTTGCTGCTGAGAACCTCGTCCCCTACTCATTGTCAGAACCCAGTAtcttcaaggctgagaaacTCCAACCAGTCAAGCATCTCAGTTTCCTGGTCCGGGACCATCCT AAAATTGCCGAACATGCCATCACAATGCTGGTCAACTTATCGAGTGACCAAGAGGTTCTCGAATTCCTTGCAAAAGACGAGAAGTTCCTCGGCATTGTGTTTGATCTCATAGTG AACCCCGAAGAGCCTAATGCCAACTTGTTAGCCATGCTCGTGGCCAACCTTTCCAAGTGGGATGGCTTGAAAGATTTCCTCAAGCGAAAGCAAGAGCCTCCCAAGGAACTCGGCTCAGACCAGGTTGTTCTCAACCAACTACTAGATCTGTTCGTCAAGGGACAAGACGGCACATACAACAAGCACGCAGACTTTGACTATCTAGCCTACGTCTTCGCTGATCTCTCCAAGCACGCCGATATTCGGAAGCACTTCCTTGAAGAGCAATCTTATGACAAGGTTATTCCCATtaccaagctcaaggtttTCACTGAGCACAAATCCGATATTCGACGAAAAGGTGTCGCTAGTACTATCAAAAACGTCGCTTTTGAGGTTTCATCTCACGCTTCATTCTtatctgaggatgagatcgatATCTTACCTTATATCCTGCTCCCTATCATGGGTAATGAGGAGTATGACGTTGATGAGACAATGGATATGCTGCCTGATCTCCAACTACTACCTCCTGATAAGAAGCGAGACTCAGACAATCAGAATGTGCAGACACATGTTGAGACACTTACATTATTGACGACAACACGAGAAGGACGAGACCTTATGCGTCGAGTTAAGGTCTATCCTGTTATTCGTGAGACACATTTGCGAGTCAACGATGAAGgtgttcaagaagcttgtgaGCGCCTGGTGCAGGTATTGGCGcgagacgaggaagacgagggcAAGACAGAGAACGATATTAAGGCTATTGAGGACAAGCCCGAGGCTACCAATGGACGagtggaggaggttgaggacgaagatgaccaGCTCGTTGAAGTTTAA
- a CDS encoding hypothetical protein (EggNog:ENOG41~BUSCO:EOG092621F2), giving the protein MATLSQHQRPTVHSASPSDTPLALDHDQDQDTTTNTPRSSISDRSPLPTPLPPAHINTSATSGNSSASTSTSTSNPNQPAYVPYHPQQSHHRHTASSVSRLNNRSSTSLFALAASAFDRTQNAIAAISEPAIRPRQSSGALSRLSLLTSSSPSSEPSSPDKYHRLRSSSNQSLSSGAYLDSKVAPQTLQANNPPSQPYTSTDPNLPPPIKSSTANKMHQTSSRLLRMTDDDRPFTKDFKDLFSTLVVSLLPLSAHRVRLTKVEYTFLSEDAINNLGSLKFSQSNRMPDPKDPSRIVTTTTTTTFSMAKDMARSICQRFLEARFIESADGKYQQVYTMKGSVWQLTPKGITVLDRFCARNGIQQKQVSELANLASTQLVLLERDPQTDKLLHDQGTIEVIFRRFAGSEGRNIKTTVNAADSDSLHDYRDGLTGVKMAAERKVNGKTYRDTFTGKAATDWLMDCSTIVDKRETVEVATLFVEYELMEPVAQDRAYMSQNPGCNLFQPTKYAIYQLSQRGKDLVSGAASRGRPSESEGGAASQRNGITRDSNTQRLDKILNDPALRLLFREQLRDTHCEENLSFYQDVDEFVRSCKAATRAAQKSPNTNAMDGIKEIMASAYGIYNAFLAPGSPCELNIDHQLRNNLATRMTKAVGQDVAMIDTLQEVTSLFEDAQNAVFKLMASDSVPKFLRSPKYEQQLRNYEFDVVGRGPERSQSRSNRK; this is encoded by the exons ATGGCCACTCTGTCGCAACACCAAAGGCCCACGGTTCACTCTGCCTCTCCTTCTGATACACCACTCGCACTAGACCACGACCAGGACCAGGATACAACCACGAACACACCACGCTCTTCTATTTCGGACCGTTCGCCTCTTCCTACACCTCTGCCTCCAGCACACATCAACACCTCCGCTACCTCCGGCAATTCCTctgcctcaacctcaacctcaacttcaaatCCAAACCAGCCGGCCTACGTCCCTTATCATCCACAGCAgagccatcatcgccatacGGCTTCCTCAGTTTCGAGATTGAACAACCGTTCTTCGACAAGCCTCTTTGCCCTGGCCGCTTCAGCTTTTGACCGCACACAAAACGCCATTGCTGCTATTTCAGAGCCTGCCATTCGACCTCGACAGTCTTCTGGTGCTCTTTCAAGACTCTCCTTGCTCACGAGCTCCTCACCCTCGTCGGAACCCTCCAGCCCGGACAAGTACCACCGTCTACGAAGTTCCTCAAACCAATCGCTTTCCTCGGGTGCATATCTGGACAGCAAAGTCGCTCCCCAGACTCTGCAGGCAAACAACCCGCCGTCCCAGCCTTATACGTCCACAGACCCGAACCTCCCGCCCCCCATCAAGTCCTCCACAGCAAACAAGATGCATCAGACTTCTTCGCGCTTGTTGCGCATGACGGACGATGACCGTCCATTCACAAAG GATTTCAAGGATCTCTTCTCAACTCTTGTCGTCAGTTTGCTGCCGCTCTCAGCCCACCGTGTCCGATTGACCAAGGTTGAGTACACTTTTCTGTCCGAGGatgccatcaacaacctggGCTCCCTGAAGTTCTCTCAATCCAACCGTATGCCAGATCCCAAGGATCCTTCTCGTATCGTCACaaccaccacaaccacaaccttCTCCATGGCCAAGGACATGGCCCGCTCTATCTGTCAACGATTTTTGGAGGCTCGCTTTATCGAATCAGCAGACGGAAAATATCAGCAGGTTTACACGATGAAGGGCTCTGTTTGGCAATTAACTCCCAAGGGTATCACTGTTCTGGATAGATTCTGCGCTAGAAACGGCATCCAACAGAAGCAAGTGTCGGAATTGGCTAACCTCGCCTCCACCCAGTTGGTGTTGTTAGAGCGAGATCCACAGACTGATAAGCTTCTTCACGACCAAGGAACAATCGAGGTCATCTTCCGCCGCTTTGCTGGCTCCGAGGGCCGCAACATCAAGACTACCGTTAACGCCGCCGATTCAGACTCGCTGCATGACTACCGAGATGGCCTTACAGGAGTGAAGATGGCTGCCGAGCGCAAGGTGAACGGGAAGACATACCGTGACACCTTCACTGGCAAGGCTGCTACTGACTGGCTCATGGATTGCTCAACCATCGTGGACAAGCGAGAGACTGTTGAGGTGGCTACTCTATTCGTTGAGTACGAATTAATGGAGCCCGTGGCCCAGGACCGCGCTTATATGTCGCAAAATCCCGGATGTAACCTGTTCCAACCCACCAAATACGCCATTTACCAACTCTCGCAACGCGGTAAGGATCTTGTCAGTGGTGCTGCCTCTCGGGGCCGACCTTCGGAGAGCGAAGGCGGTGCCGCATCTCAGCGAAACGGCATCACTAGGGACTCCAACACCCAGCGTCtggacaagatcctcaacgACCCCGCGCTACGTCTCCTCTTCCGCGAGCAACTAAGAGATACCCACTGCGAAGAAAACTTGTCCTTCTATCAAGATGTTGACGAGTTTGTGCGTAGCTGCAAGGCTGCCACAAGGGCGGCTCAAAAGTCGCCCAACACTAACGCCATGGACGGAATCAAGGAGATTATGGCCTCGGCATATGGTATCTACAACGCTTTCCTGGCTCCAGGATCGCCGTGCGAACTCAACATTGACCATCAACTGCGCAACAACTTGGCAACTCGCATGACCAAGGCCGTTGGACAGGACGTGGCCATGATTGACACGCTGCAAGAGGTGACGTCGTTGTTTGAGGACGCTCAAAACGCAGTGTTCAAGCTGATGGCTAGT GACTCTGTACCAAAATTCCTCCGCAGCCCCAAGTACGAGCAGCAATTGCGAAATTACGAGTTTGACGTGGTCGGCCGAGGACCTGAGCGAAGCCAGAGCAGATCAAACCGAAAGTGA